A DNA window from Hordeum vulgare subsp. vulgare chromosome 1H, MorexV3_pseudomolecules_assembly, whole genome shotgun sequence contains the following coding sequences:
- the LOC123401716 gene encoding pentatricopeptide repeat-containing protein At2g17210-like: protein MEMRSDGAQQRPSAMLLRPPVLRFSLPVGMAIGTAAAAAVRRNLGAAGPDLAVAHLCCSSTPTTYTAAHLPPTPATLLALLRRAPAPAPHPSTAVHACLLKSAYFRPGGCTVPNSLLASYATSGDSLAAAKLFDEMPLRDVASWTSMMRAHLAEGSPSQALRMLRGMLGGGSGAPEPDGVVLVVALRACAELEDLPLGASLHAVAERRGLQGGDIFVANSLVDMYARCLDLRSARKVFDMIPCRNVVSWNTMLSGLSRAGRAADALDLLASSSSLLKEGDIGFDETTLAVLLQLCKRLEGGQAMWCRSVHAVAIRRGLLLSSTGLPLLNALLDAYAKCGLLEHALRLFRGMPERNIVTWSTIIAGCAHNGRPGEAVACAVAMREAGETPNSVTILSILEACADCAEMAASRCAHGVALRSGLALEREVSNALVDMYGKCGDVAAATKVFNAMPRRDVLTWNSMIGVLGMNGRARDALALLDRMEQEGDITPNGVTMLAVLSACAHGGLVEEGVACSERMTVTHLVEPQVEHLSCVVDMLARAGDLEGSARVIEERMSTSSSPAAWSALLSACRGHGSDSTVSRDAACRVLELEPGNAAGYLMSMGVPGAGETAARMRWLMRERGVGVTGGHSMVQVGQNTHSFMSWDGCHTDRAQVYSMLHLLHQQMLPPTPPHPNHHHITLLSCTPAS from the coding sequence ATGGAAATGAGATCCGACGGTGCACAACAAAGGCCCTCTGCTATGCTGCTGCGTCCGCCTGTGCTACGCTTCTCTCTGCCCGTCGGAATGGCAATCGGAacggcagcagcagcggcggtgCGGCGCAACCTCGGCGCCGCAGGCCCAGACCTCGCCGTCGCCCACCTCTGCTGCTCCTCGACCCCCACCACCTACACCGCAGCCCACCTCCCGCCCACGCCGGCCACACTCCTCGCGCTCCTCCGCCGCGCGCCCGCGCCCGCACCGCATCCCTCCACCGCCGTGCACGCCTGCCTCCTCAAGTCGGCCTACTTCCGCCCGGGGGGCTGCACCGTCCCCAACTCCCTACTCGCCTCCTACGCAACATCCGGCGACTCCCTTGCCGCGGCGAAGctgttcgacgaaatgccccTCCGGGACGTCGCGTCCTGGACCTCCATGATGCGGGCACACCTCGCGGAGGGCTCCCCGTCCCAGGCCCTGCGCATGCTCAGGGGCATGCTCGGTGGCGGCAGTGGCGCACCGGAGCCGGACGGGGTCGTGCTCGTTGTCGCCCTCCGCGCATGCGCCGAGCTCGAGGACCTGCCGCTCGGAGCCTCCCTGCACGCCGTCGCGGAGCGCCGTGGGTTGCAAGGCGGCGACATATTCGTTGCCAACTCGCTCGTCGACATGTATGCCAGGTGCCTCGACCTGCGGTCTGCCAGGAAGGTCTTTGACATGATCCCGTGCAGGAACGTGGTGTCCTGGAACACCATGCTCTCTGGACTCTCGCGTGCCGGCCGCGCTGCTGACGCGCTGGACCTTCTCGCCTCCTCCTCGTCATTGCTGAAAGAGGGTGACATCGGCTTCGATGAGACGACGCTGGCGGTGCTGCTTCAGCTGTGCAAGAGGCTTGAGGGTGGCCAGGCCATGTGGTGCCGGTCCGTCCATGCTGTGGCCATCAGGAGGGGGCTCCTATTGTCCTCGACAGGCCTGCCTCTATTGAACGCCCTTCTGGACGCCTACGCCAAGTGCGGCCTGCTCGAGCACGCCCTCAGGTTGTTCCGTGGCATGCCCGAGAGGAACATCGTCACGTGGAGCACCATCATCGCTGGATGTGCCCACAACGGACGGCCGGGCGAGGCGGTCGCATGCGCCGTCGCGATGAGGGAGGCCGGGGAGACACCCAACTCGGTCACCATACTGAGCATCCTTGAGGCATGCGCAGACTGTGCAGAGATGGCAGCGTCGAGATGCGCTCATGGCGTTGCACTCAGGAGTGGGCTAGCCTTGGAGCGGGAGGTCAGCAATGCTCTGGTAGACATGTATGGAAAATGCGGCGACGTGGCTGCGGCGACGAAGGTGTTCAATGCGATGCCTCGAAGGGACGTGCTCACCTGGAACTCCATGATCGGCGTACTGGGGATGAACGGCCGCGCACGTGATGCCCTCGCTCTCCTCGACAGGATGGAGCAGGAAGGGGACATCACGCCGAACGGTGTCACGATGCTGGCCGTGCTGTCGGCATGCGCTCACGGAGGTCTGGTGGAGGAGGGAGTGGCCTGCTCCGAGAGGATGACGGTGACACACTTGGTTGAGCCGCAGGTGGAGCACTTATCGTGCGTCGTTGACATGCTCGCACGTGCAGGGGACCTTGAGGGGTCCGCCAGGGTCATCGAGGAGAGGATGTCCACCAGCAGCAGTCCAGCAGCCTGGAGCGCGCTGCTAAGCGCCTGCAGAGGCCATGGCAGCGACTCGACGGTCAGCCGTGATGCTGCCTGCCGCGTCCTGGAGTTGGAGCCGGGCAATGCGGCAGGGTACCTGATGTCGATGGGCGTGCCCGGCGCTGGCGAGACAGCAGCGCGGATGCGGTGGCTGATGAGGGAGAGGGGAGTAGGGGTGACTGGCGGACACAGCATGGTGCAGGTGGGGCAAAATACTCACAGCTTCATGTCGTGGGACGGATGCCACACTGACAGAGCGCAGGTTTACTCCATGCTACATCTGCTGCATCAACAGATGCTGCCGCCTACTCCTCCACATCCAAACCACCatcatattactttattatcatGTACACCAGCGTCATGA
- the LOC123449129 gene encoding phospholipase D alpha 1-like isoform X1, with protein MAQMLLHGMIDAKILEADLSNGELRPTPKNVGKRRFFSCMNKLSFRNNRQQHVDIGGTGGRLYATVDIDKARVGRTRTLDPSSTPVWNEAFHIYCAHDASHIIFTVKANKPVGATTIGRAYLPTDGAVLAGQLVDQWLPICDDKRRPLDGGAKIHVQLRFTDVAADQAGFRWGAGIGSPRYMGVPRTFFGQRRGCRVRLYQDAHISDAFAKRLRIQLAGEKLYEPRRCWEDVFEAISNARRMVYIAGWSVNTDVALVRDPRKPSSGTLGELLKRKAAEGVSVLMLVWDDRTSLGLGPFRRDGLMNTHDEDTAKYFRHTGVRCILCPRNPDEGRSYVQDVKTATMFTHHQKTVVVDGSGNAEASGSPGLVSFLGGIDLCDGRYDTQEHPLFRTLDTTHRNDFHQPNFPGASINKGGPREPWHDIHCRVEGPAAWDVLDNFEQRWRKQGDGDNYLVTIDRSCAAREAVLDAESWNAQVFRSIDSGAAAGFPERPEEAAMIGLETGKDHVIERSIQDAYIHAIRRARDFIYIENQYFLGSSYAWRRDDGVTVEDINALHIIPKELSLKIVSKIEAGERFAVYVVVPMWPEGVPESGPVQAILDWQRRTMEMMYKDVALAIQAKGIQASPKDYLTFFCLGNREAPSPGEYVPPKKRPAARASTYSRAQQSRRFMIYVHSKTMIVDDEYIIVGSANINQRSMDGGLDSEIAMGAYQPNYLASSSRPARGQVHGLRLALWHEHLGHAAAAVGADDLLKPSSLACVRRVNQAAEQNWDMFASEAPQGDLPGHLLAYPIGVSDGGELLEKTAFFPDTQARVLGSKSTKLPSILTT; from the exons ATGGCACAGATGCTTCTGCACGGGATGATTGACGCCAAGATTCTTGAGGCCGACCTGTCCAACGGCGAGCTCAGACCCACTCCCAAG AATGTTGGCAAGAGGAGATTCTTCTCATGCATGAATAAACTGTCATTCCGCAACAATCGCCAG CAGCACGTTGATATCGGCGGCACGGGGGGCAGGCTTTACGCGACGGTGGACATCGACAAGGCGCGCGTCGGCCGGACGCGGACGCTGGACCCGAGCAGCACACCAGTGTGGAACGAGGCGTTCCACATCTACTGCGCCCACGACGCCAGCCacatcatcttcaccgtcaaggccaACAAACCCGTCGGCGCCACCACCATCGGCCGCGCCTACCTCCCCACCGATGGCGCCGTGCTCGCGGGCCAGCTGGTGGACCAGTGGCTGCCCATCTGCGATGACAAGCGCCGCCCGCTCGACGGCGGGGCCAAGATACACGTCCAGCTCCGCTTCACAGACGTCGCCGCCGACCAGGCGGGGTTCCGCTGGGGCGCCGGCATCGGCTCCCCGCGCTACATGGGCGTGCCGCGCACCTTCTTCGGCCAGCGTCGTGGCTGCCGGGTCAGGCTGTACCAAGACGCCCACATCTCTGACGCCTTCGCAAAGCGGCTGCGGATTCAGCTCGCCGGAGAGAAGCTGTACGAGCCGCGCCGGTGCTGGGAGGACGTGTTCGAGGCGATCAGCAACGCCCGGAGGATGGTGTACATCGCCGGGTGGTCCGTCAACACCGACGTCGCGCTGGTGCGCGACCCGCGTAAGCCGTCGTCGGGAACGCTGGGCGAGCTGCTCAAGAGAAAGGCGGCCGAAGGCGTCAGCGTGCTGATGCTGGTGTGGGACGACCGGACGTCGCTGGGTCTCGGCCCATTCCGGCGCGACGGTCTGATGAACACGCACGACGAGGACACGGCCAAGTACTTCCGTCACACGGGCGTGCGGTGCATCCTGTGCCCCCGGAATCCCGACGAGGGCAGGAGCTACGTGCAGGACGTGAAGACGGCGACCATGTTCACCCACCACCAGAAGACGGTGGTCGTCGACGGCAGCGGCAATGCCGAAGCCAGCGGGTCGCCGGGCCTCGTGAGCTTCCTGGGCGGCATCGACCTCTGCGACGGGAGGTACGACACGCAGGAACACCCTCTGTTCCGCACGCTCGACACCACGCACCGCAACGACTTCCACCAGCCCAACTTCCCCGGAGCGTCCATCAACAAGGGCGGGCCGAGGGAGCCGTGGCACGACATCCACTGCCGCGTCGAGGGCCCCGCCGCGTGGGACGTGCTCGACAACTTCGAGCAGCGGTGGCGGAAGCAGGGCGACGGCGACAACTACCTCGTCACCATCGACAGGAGCTGTGCGGCGCGCGAGGCTGTCCTGGACGCCGAGTCGTGGAACGCCCAGGTGTTCCGGTCCATCGACAGCGGCGCGGCGGCGGGGTTCCCGGAGAGGCCCGAGGAGGCGGCGATGATCGGCCTCGAGACGGGCAAGGACCACGTCATCGAGCGCAGCATCCAAGACGCCTACATCCACGCCATCCGCCGCGCCCGGGACTTCATCTACATCGAGAACCAGTACTTCCTGGGGAGCTCCTACGCCTGGCGGCGCGACGACGGCGTCACCGTGGAGGACATCAACGCGCTGCACATCATCCCCAAGGAGCTGTCGCTCAAGATCGTGAGCAAGATCGAGGCCGGCGAGCGGTTCGCGGTGTACGTGGTGGTGCCCATGTGGCCCGAGGGCGTGCCAGAGAGCGGCCCCGTGCAGGCCATCCTGGACTGGCAGCGCCGGACCATGGAGATGATGTACAAGGACGTGGCGCTAGCGATTCAGGCCAAGGGCATCCAGGCCAGCCCCAAGGACTACCTCACCTTCTTCTGCCTCGGCAACAGGGAGGCGCCCAGCCCCGGCGAGTACGTGCCGCCGAAGAAGCGCCCGGCAGCCCGGGCGAGCACTTACAGCAGGGCACAGCAGTCCAGGCGTTTCATGATCTACGTCCACTCCAAGACCATGATAG TCGACGACGAGTACATCATCGTGGGGTCGGCGAACATCAATCAGCGCTCCATGGACGGCGGCCTCGACTCGGAGATCGCGATGGGCGCGTACCAGCCGAACTACCTGGCGTCCAGCAGCCGGCCGGCGAGGGGGCAGGTGCATGGATTACGACTTGCCCTGTGGCACGAGCACCTGGGCCACGCGGCGGCGGCCGTCGGCGCGGACGACCTCCTCAAGCCGTCGAGCCTGGCGTGCGTGCGCAGGGTGAACCAGGCGGCGGAGCAGAACTGGGACATGTTCGCGAGCGAGGCGCCCCAGGGTGACCTGCCGGGTCACCTCCTGGCTTACCCCATCGGCGTGAGCGACGGCGGAGAGCTgctggagaagacggccttcttcCCCGACACCCAGGCGAGGGTGCTCGGCAGCAAGTCCACCAAACTCCCCTCGATCCTCACAACGTGA
- the LOC123449129 gene encoding phospholipase D alpha 1-like isoform X2, translated as MAQMLLHGMIDAKILEADLSNGELRPTPKNVGKRRFFSCMNKLSFRNNRQHVDIGGTGGRLYATVDIDKARVGRTRTLDPSSTPVWNEAFHIYCAHDASHIIFTVKANKPVGATTIGRAYLPTDGAVLAGQLVDQWLPICDDKRRPLDGGAKIHVQLRFTDVAADQAGFRWGAGIGSPRYMGVPRTFFGQRRGCRVRLYQDAHISDAFAKRLRIQLAGEKLYEPRRCWEDVFEAISNARRMVYIAGWSVNTDVALVRDPRKPSSGTLGELLKRKAAEGVSVLMLVWDDRTSLGLGPFRRDGLMNTHDEDTAKYFRHTGVRCILCPRNPDEGRSYVQDVKTATMFTHHQKTVVVDGSGNAEASGSPGLVSFLGGIDLCDGRYDTQEHPLFRTLDTTHRNDFHQPNFPGASINKGGPREPWHDIHCRVEGPAAWDVLDNFEQRWRKQGDGDNYLVTIDRSCAAREAVLDAESWNAQVFRSIDSGAAAGFPERPEEAAMIGLETGKDHVIERSIQDAYIHAIRRARDFIYIENQYFLGSSYAWRRDDGVTVEDINALHIIPKELSLKIVSKIEAGERFAVYVVVPMWPEGVPESGPVQAILDWQRRTMEMMYKDVALAIQAKGIQASPKDYLTFFCLGNREAPSPGEYVPPKKRPAARASTYSRAQQSRRFMIYVHSKTMIVDDEYIIVGSANINQRSMDGGLDSEIAMGAYQPNYLASSSRPARGQVHGLRLALWHEHLGHAAAAVGADDLLKPSSLACVRRVNQAAEQNWDMFASEAPQGDLPGHLLAYPIGVSDGGELLEKTAFFPDTQARVLGSKSTKLPSILTT; from the exons ATGGCACAGATGCTTCTGCACGGGATGATTGACGCCAAGATTCTTGAGGCCGACCTGTCCAACGGCGAGCTCAGACCCACTCCCAAG AATGTTGGCAAGAGGAGATTCTTCTCATGCATGAATAAACTGTCATTCCGCAACAATCGCCAG CACGTTGATATCGGCGGCACGGGGGGCAGGCTTTACGCGACGGTGGACATCGACAAGGCGCGCGTCGGCCGGACGCGGACGCTGGACCCGAGCAGCACACCAGTGTGGAACGAGGCGTTCCACATCTACTGCGCCCACGACGCCAGCCacatcatcttcaccgtcaaggccaACAAACCCGTCGGCGCCACCACCATCGGCCGCGCCTACCTCCCCACCGATGGCGCCGTGCTCGCGGGCCAGCTGGTGGACCAGTGGCTGCCCATCTGCGATGACAAGCGCCGCCCGCTCGACGGCGGGGCCAAGATACACGTCCAGCTCCGCTTCACAGACGTCGCCGCCGACCAGGCGGGGTTCCGCTGGGGCGCCGGCATCGGCTCCCCGCGCTACATGGGCGTGCCGCGCACCTTCTTCGGCCAGCGTCGTGGCTGCCGGGTCAGGCTGTACCAAGACGCCCACATCTCTGACGCCTTCGCAAAGCGGCTGCGGATTCAGCTCGCCGGAGAGAAGCTGTACGAGCCGCGCCGGTGCTGGGAGGACGTGTTCGAGGCGATCAGCAACGCCCGGAGGATGGTGTACATCGCCGGGTGGTCCGTCAACACCGACGTCGCGCTGGTGCGCGACCCGCGTAAGCCGTCGTCGGGAACGCTGGGCGAGCTGCTCAAGAGAAAGGCGGCCGAAGGCGTCAGCGTGCTGATGCTGGTGTGGGACGACCGGACGTCGCTGGGTCTCGGCCCATTCCGGCGCGACGGTCTGATGAACACGCACGACGAGGACACGGCCAAGTACTTCCGTCACACGGGCGTGCGGTGCATCCTGTGCCCCCGGAATCCCGACGAGGGCAGGAGCTACGTGCAGGACGTGAAGACGGCGACCATGTTCACCCACCACCAGAAGACGGTGGTCGTCGACGGCAGCGGCAATGCCGAAGCCAGCGGGTCGCCGGGCCTCGTGAGCTTCCTGGGCGGCATCGACCTCTGCGACGGGAGGTACGACACGCAGGAACACCCTCTGTTCCGCACGCTCGACACCACGCACCGCAACGACTTCCACCAGCCCAACTTCCCCGGAGCGTCCATCAACAAGGGCGGGCCGAGGGAGCCGTGGCACGACATCCACTGCCGCGTCGAGGGCCCCGCCGCGTGGGACGTGCTCGACAACTTCGAGCAGCGGTGGCGGAAGCAGGGCGACGGCGACAACTACCTCGTCACCATCGACAGGAGCTGTGCGGCGCGCGAGGCTGTCCTGGACGCCGAGTCGTGGAACGCCCAGGTGTTCCGGTCCATCGACAGCGGCGCGGCGGCGGGGTTCCCGGAGAGGCCCGAGGAGGCGGCGATGATCGGCCTCGAGACGGGCAAGGACCACGTCATCGAGCGCAGCATCCAAGACGCCTACATCCACGCCATCCGCCGCGCCCGGGACTTCATCTACATCGAGAACCAGTACTTCCTGGGGAGCTCCTACGCCTGGCGGCGCGACGACGGCGTCACCGTGGAGGACATCAACGCGCTGCACATCATCCCCAAGGAGCTGTCGCTCAAGATCGTGAGCAAGATCGAGGCCGGCGAGCGGTTCGCGGTGTACGTGGTGGTGCCCATGTGGCCCGAGGGCGTGCCAGAGAGCGGCCCCGTGCAGGCCATCCTGGACTGGCAGCGCCGGACCATGGAGATGATGTACAAGGACGTGGCGCTAGCGATTCAGGCCAAGGGCATCCAGGCCAGCCCCAAGGACTACCTCACCTTCTTCTGCCTCGGCAACAGGGAGGCGCCCAGCCCCGGCGAGTACGTGCCGCCGAAGAAGCGCCCGGCAGCCCGGGCGAGCACTTACAGCAGGGCACAGCAGTCCAGGCGTTTCATGATCTACGTCCACTCCAAGACCATGATAG TCGACGACGAGTACATCATCGTGGGGTCGGCGAACATCAATCAGCGCTCCATGGACGGCGGCCTCGACTCGGAGATCGCGATGGGCGCGTACCAGCCGAACTACCTGGCGTCCAGCAGCCGGCCGGCGAGGGGGCAGGTGCATGGATTACGACTTGCCCTGTGGCACGAGCACCTGGGCCACGCGGCGGCGGCCGTCGGCGCGGACGACCTCCTCAAGCCGTCGAGCCTGGCGTGCGTGCGCAGGGTGAACCAGGCGGCGGAGCAGAACTGGGACATGTTCGCGAGCGAGGCGCCCCAGGGTGACCTGCCGGGTCACCTCCTGGCTTACCCCATCGGCGTGAGCGACGGCGGAGAGCTgctggagaagacggccttcttcCCCGACACCCAGGCGAGGGTGCTCGGCAGCAAGTCCACCAAACTCCCCTCGATCCTCACAACGTGA